A segment of the Daphnia pulex isolate KAP4 chromosome 10, ASM2113471v1 genome:
GCGGATTTAGGAAGATGTTATATATGATGATGATTGATTAATACTGATTACCAAGTACACAAACACATTTTGTGGTGGACTTGGAAGCTAAGATTTTTCTAAGCTTTTCATCTGTGAAAATCGTATTTAAACTCGgtggagaaaaacaaactagGTTAAAAATTGAGACTGAGGAGTTTCTCTTTCTAATTTCAATATCCACATTTATAAAGCCTTACATATTTCTCAATCATAGATAAATCTGAACAAAAATATACGACGATAACGGAATTTATCAGCAGGTCAAATCTGGACTATAATACGGCCGTTAATGTGTTTCAATCCTCATTTCTActttctgctgctggtgtgtTGTTACTTGTTAGTGTTTGTTTTATGGTGTTTCCAAGCCGGCCTGTGAAATTATTACGTGAGAgtgtaataaatttttattatttttttttttattttaagaatcaaaagaagcaGATTTTTCCTAACATGTTAATTTAGAATGAGAAATTAATTCTTGATTCTGATTCGGCCTTAAGTTAAAAATGCCAGGTTACAAACTTTATTATTTCGATGTCCGAGGACGTGGCGAACTTTGTCGGCTAATTTTGCACTGCGCCGGTGTTCCATTCGAGGATTTCCGCGATATTGATTATTTCAAAGACTGGCCTACGATTAAAACcagtaatttaaatatttaacacCCGACGCTCACGTATAGAGCTGCAGCCTTTATCGACATTTTCAGGAATGCCATTTGGACAAGTTCCCGTGTTAGAAGTGGATGGAGTAAAAATGTTGGCTCAGTCGATGACAATCGCTCGCTACTTGGCCCGCCGACATGGACTGGCCGGTCAAAACGACTGGGAACAGAGTCAAGCTGACATGTATTGCGATTGCGTCTATGATTTGCATAATGGTATTCATTTCACGAAATTTTTATCATAGCGCACCCAGgataatatttaattacttttttttataaaaaaagcaaCGGTGGATGCTACGTGGGAAGAAGATCCTGTAAAGCAAAAGGATCTTTTCAATAAAGTCAACCAAGATACAATTCAACCACACTTGGAGAAGGTTGAGCAACACCTTGTCAAGAATGGTAGCGGTCATCTGGTGGGCCAAGGGGTCAGTTCAGTTGATTAATTTCGTAAACTGTGTTCCTTCAATGCTGAACTCTTCTTATTGATATTTAGTTAACTTGGGCTGACATCGCGTACTATGCTTATTTCACGACCCCCATCATGACGCGCTTGGGAGGTGAAGTCCTTACCAAGGCGCCTCATCTCAAGAAACTAATCGAGACGGTCGGCAACAATCCCAACATTCAAAAATACGTCGAGACCCGTCCTGTTACATCTGGATAAATACGCCATATCAGGCCTATTGTTCCCAAATTATCACATCCGCATTATTTCCATACGTCAATGTGATACATTTTAAGATTACAACATTTGGATAAATGAGAGCTTTTTAGCCTTATCATTCAGGTTTTATTTGTGCTATGGTTTTACAGTAGTGAATAAAAGAAGTCAACTACGTGTGACTTTGAAATGTAGGACATTCTTCGGACAGGAGTTAATGGCCGATGCTGGCCATTAACTCATTAAATCTCGTTTTGCATATTCTATGGCGTTAATGCGATATTGATACTATTTATGCAGATGCAATAAACCCTCAAGGTTACATAATTTGATTATCAATTCGAATTGCCTTAATTGTAATGGGACTAGCATGTCCAAAGGGACTGTTACTAACGGAATACATTGGCCGTGTATAGATAAAGGGTAATAGGTAACAACACTATTCAGATAAGACTTTATCCTACGATGTATATAATCCTATAATCCTATTCTTGATTATGACATGTAAATAATGGTCGATAA
Coding sequences within it:
- the LOC124203834 gene encoding glutathione S-transferase 1-like, whose amino-acid sequence is MVFPSRPVKLLRESLKMPGYKLYYFDVRGRGELCRLILHCAGVPFEDFRDIDYFKDWPTIKTRMPFGQVPVLEVDGVKMLAQSMTIARYLARRHGLAGQNDWEQSQADMYCDCVYDLHNATVDATWEEDPVKQKDLFNKVNQDTIQPHLEKVEQHLVKNGSGHLVGQGLTWADIAYYAYFTTPIMTRLGGEVLTKAPHLKKLIETVGNNPNIQKYVETRPVTSG